The Brachyspira sp. SAP_772 genome includes the window GATATTTGATACTCTTCAATATCATTAAGTAAATCTAATATATCAGAAAGTTTATAGGGATTTTTTTCTTTTATAAGATTAGTTAAAAAAGTTTCAACATGATTATCTGCTAATGTATGCATACACATATAATTAATATTAAGAAGTTTAGCAGCAGTAACATCTCTGTTATGATTTGAAGGAGAAACAGAACGTTCAACTCCATTCATTCTTTTATTTGTGAGAGCCTCCGATACATTTACATTCACACCATTAAGATAGTTTTTATCAGTTTGCATAGCTATCACTTCATAAAACTTAGCATAAGCATAACCATTAGGATGATGCGTAACAACTAAATCAATATTTGTTTTTTTTTCATTTAATCTGTCAGCAAGCAAAAGCTCTGAAGTTTGCATATCAATACCGCAAAATATTTTTTTTATCTCTTTATCTTCTGCAATATTTAATATTCTGCTGTCAGCATATGGATTAAATAAATTATCCTTATCAAAACACTCTTTTTTTCTTTTATCTTTTATAGCCTCATAATCTTTTTTTACTATATCAAGCTCTTTTTCTACAATATCCCTTCCCCTCGGGTCAGCATCTATTGCACATTCTACAGCAGTCTTATAAAAATCATTTATATTAAAATATTTAGCCAAAATCAAAACTCCAAATTAAATATCATTTTTCTTATCGTTTTTAGGCTCGCCTCTATATTTATCAATTTGTATTAAGCCTTTATCTTCATAGAAAGTAACAGCCTTATAAGTTTGTCTAATATCAAATTCCCCGCTTCCTATAATAAGCTTAACACCAGCTAATGCTTCTTTTCCAGCACTTATTGTAGACTCTACCTTTTCTATTTCCATTTGCTGTACTAAAGCCTCTCTCTCTAAAACAATCTCCTCTCTTCTGCTATTAGCCTGTTCAAGCTGTTCTTTTAAGCTTTGTAATTGTTCAGTTTTTTCATCATCCAATTTTCTCACCTTAGCAGCCTGCTCTAACGATTTAATATTTCTTTCTATCTCTTCTATAGCAACATCAAGCTCTTCTTTTTCTTTATCCATAGCAGCAATACTTCTTCTTTTGGCAGGACTTACACCTGTTTCTATAGTGGTTTTTGTTCCAGAAGGAGAACCTAATACCTTACCATTAACTTCATATAAAGCTCTTAATACTCCTCCGCTTGCAGAAGCTCTTTTACCAGTAAGTATTATTCTATTATCAGCATCTATATTAGAATTAAGTATAGCCTCAGTAACTACAACATTATTACCAGATTCAACATTAGAGAACTGTATAAACTTAGCAATAACATCTCCACCAGCCCTAACAAAACTGTTCTCATTACCCTGAATACCAAGTTTTACTATAATGTCTCCCTTAGCCTCAAGGTCGCATTTACCAACAGTACCATTAACTTCTATATTACCTTCAGCTTTTATAGAGAAATTATCACTAACACTTCCCTTAACAAGCACACTTCCTATAAAACTAATATTACCAGTCTCAGGTCCAACATCTCCAGAAACTTCAAACACAGGTTCAACGCATAATAATTTACCCTTTAATAAAACCTGACCATTCATACCCGCAACTATATAATCACCCTCTATAACAACATTGTCCCCTAATATATCTTTTAAATCTATATCTTTACCGTCTTTAGCCTCTATCTTTGTACCCAAAACATTAATACCATGTTCCCCCTCTGTAGCAGGAATCTTATGTGCTAACTTTTGACCTTCAGATACATTCTCAACTATACTCAAATCTTTGTAATCTATAGACTCATCTTCATCTATATATTTTGGTATAACATCTTTATTAACTTTAACTAAATATTCTATTTTGGCATTCTGTCCAATCTTAGGATAAATTCCTTCAGCTGCAAGTATTGGAACATTAAAAGTACCTTCATCTAAAAGTTTTGAAATATTATCCTCTTTTAATCCAAATGTTATTCCGCTATTTTCTAATAACTCCTTAGCATCTTGCAAGTCAATCTCTCTTCCGC containing:
- a CDS encoding DUF342 domain-containing protein — encoded protein: MNELKRKILQSDFYKDIYNNQNSRSIELEVENLEDGMHQAAAIFQCPVYELSYKIIRDRSTGIFKKLHFTPYLIRYTHIKYDKSSITYGHTVDYSTTSNMGKDDNVVIDKDTSIVVRVKRDGVFLKVSPPTADGTRIEDVKLLEKKLIEAGLKHYDSNLAKEVLHEQKGEYIKIADWDPSKSVYNAKITYTITEDNMQAYITVSKPNNGGREIDLQDAKELLENSGITFGLKEDNISKLLDEGTFNVPILAAEGIYPKIGQNAKIEYLVKVNKDVIPKYIDEDESIDYKDLSIVENVSEGQKLAHKIPATEGEHGINVLGTKIEAKDGKDIDLKDILGDNVVIEGDYIVAGMNGQVLLKGKLLCVEPVFEVSGDVGPETGNISFIGSVLVKGSVSDNFSIKAEGNIEVNGTVGKCDLEAKGDIIVKLGIQGNENSFVRAGGDVIAKFIQFSNVESGNNVVVTEAILNSNIDADNRIILTGKRASASGGVLRALYEVNGKVLGSPSGTKTTIETGVSPAKRRSIAAMDKEKEELDVAIEEIERNIKSLEQAAKVRKLDDEKTEQLQSLKEQLEQANSRREEIVLEREALVQQMEIEKVESTISAGKEALAGVKLIIGSGEFDIRQTYKAVTFYEDKGLIQIDKYRGEPKNDKKNDI